A genome region from Coffea arabica cultivar ET-39 chromosome 7e, Coffea Arabica ET-39 HiFi, whole genome shotgun sequence includes the following:
- the LOC113700341 gene encoding aspartyl protease family protein 1-like isoform X1, with protein MSSFFIFLLTLLCFWLLLQCSNAHIFTLEMHHRFSEPIKKWSQKTGKNFMVQSWPTKGSVEYYQQLANHDRLLRGRRLSESDGLLTFSDGNSTFRISSLGFLHYTTVTVGTPGMKFMVALDTGSDLFWVPCECGRCASIADPLHSPLSSLLQDFELSIYNLNGSLTSKTVTCNNHFCSHQADCLDTSSRCPYSVSYVSSETSTSGILVEDIIHLKSEDDHEGHVQAYIIFGCGQVQTGSFLDVAAPNGLFGLGLEKISVPSILSQKGYTADSFSMCFGHDGTGRINFGDKGSLDQEETPFNVNPLHPTYNISVVQIRVGTALIDSEFTALFDSGTSFTYLVDPAYSMILENFHLQARDKRHLPDARIPFEYCYDMSPDANTSLIPTISLTLKGGGQYVVYDPIIVISTQHQLIYCLAVVKSQDFNIIGQNFMTGYRVVFDREKLVLGWKKFDCESLATDEISVRNCTNAFVHLLKNNNGYDDVEESTASIPRNSSSVPPAVAAGVGTKSTPSSEENRRSKPQTSFASSPDHCFHLIYLHLQLLFLLTLV; from the exons ATGTCatctttcttcattttcttgctcacaTTGCTTTGTTTTTGGCTACTTCTTCAATGCTCAAATGCCCACATTTTCACTCTGGAAATGCACCACCGATTCTCTGAACCCATCAAGAAATGGTCCCAGAAAACTGGCAAGAACTTCATGGTCCAAAGCTGGCCTACTAAGGGCAGTGTAGAGTACTATCAACAGCTGGCTAACCATGACAGGCTACTAAGGGGCCGGCGTTTATCAGAATCTGATGGACTTCTCACTTTTTCTGACGGCAACTCAACTTTTCGGATCAGCTCTTTAGGATT TTTGCATTATACTACAGTGACAGTAGGGACACCTGGCATGAAGTTTATGGTGGCGTTGGATACTGGGAGTGACTTATTTTGGGTGCCTTGTGAATGTGGGAGATGTGCATCTATTGCTGATCCACTTCATAGCCCA CTTAGTTCCTTGCTGCAGGATTTTGAGCTTAGCATATACAACCTAAATGGGTCATTAACAAGCAAGACAGTTACTTGCAACAACCATTTTTGCTCACACCAGGCTGATTGTCTTGATACTTCTAGTCGTTGCCCTTACTCTGTATCCTATGTCTCATCTGAAACTTCAACTTCTGGAATACTAGTGGAGGACATTATACACTTGAAAAGTGAAGATGACCATGAAGGACATGTTCAGGCATACATAATTTTTGG TTGTGGACAGGTTCAAACTGGATCTTTTCTAGATGTGGCAGCTCCAAATGGTCTGTTTGGGCTTGGCTTGGAGAAGATATCAGTTCCTAGCATTTTATCGCAAAAAGGTTATACAGCTGATTCTTTCTCTATGTGTTTTGGCCATGATGGCACTGGAAGGATCAACTTTGGAGATAAGGGAAGCCTTGATCAGGAAGAGACTCCATTCAACGTGAATCCCTTACA CCCAACTTACAATATCAGCGTTGTCCAAATTCGTGTGGGAACTGCTCTCATTGATTCAGAATTTACAGCTCTTTTTGATTCTGGAACCTCTTTCACGTATCTTGTTGACCCTGCCTATTCAATGATTTTGGAAAAC TTCCATTTACAAGCACGAGATAAGCGCCACCTACCTGATGCAAGGATCCCATTTGAGTATTGTTATGATATGAG TCCTGACGCAAACACTAGTTTGATTCCTACTATTAGCTTAACTCTTAAAGGTGGTGGTCAGTATGTTGTGTATGATCCAATCATTGTCATCTCCACTCAG CATCAACTTATATATTGCCTTGCTGTTGTCAAGAGTCAAGACTTCAATATAATTGGAC AAAACTTTATGACTGGCTACCGTGTAGTCTTCGACCGAGAAAAACTTGTGCTGGGATGGAAGAAGTTTGACTGTGAGTCCCTTGCTACAGATGAGATTTCAGTTCGCAACTGCACAAATGCTTTTGTtcatttgttaaaaaataacaacg GTTATGATGATGTTGAGGAATCAACTGCATCCATACCAAGAAACTCAAGCAGTGTGCCGCCAGCTGTTGCTGCTGGTGTAGGAACTAAATCCACGCCAAGCTCAGAAGAAAATAGGAGGAGCAAACCTCAGACTTCTTTTGCATCATCCCCTGATCACTGCTTCCATCTGATCTACCTGCACCTCCAACTTTTGTTCCTGCTGACTCTAGTATAG
- the LOC113700341 gene encoding aspartyl protease family protein 1-like isoform X2, translating into MSSFFIFLLTLLCFWLLLQCSNAHIFTLEMHHRFSEPIKKWSQKTGKNFMVQSWPTKGSVEYYQQLANHDRLLRGRRLSESDGLLTFSDGNSTFRISSLGFLHYTTVTVGTPGMKFMVALDTGSDLFWVPCECGRCASIADPLHSPDFELSIYNLNGSLTSKTVTCNNHFCSHQADCLDTSSRCPYSVSYVSSETSTSGILVEDIIHLKSEDDHEGHVQAYIIFGCGQVQTGSFLDVAAPNGLFGLGLEKISVPSILSQKGYTADSFSMCFGHDGTGRINFGDKGSLDQEETPFNVNPLHPTYNISVVQIRVGTALIDSEFTALFDSGTSFTYLVDPAYSMILENFHLQARDKRHLPDARIPFEYCYDMSPDANTSLIPTISLTLKGGGQYVVYDPIIVISTQHQLIYCLAVVKSQDFNIIGQNFMTGYRVVFDREKLVLGWKKFDCESLATDEISVRNCTNAFVHLLKNNNGYDDVEESTASIPRNSSSVPPAVAAGVGTKSTPSSEENRRSKPQTSFASSPDHCFHLIYLHLQLLFLLTLV; encoded by the exons ATGTCatctttcttcattttcttgctcacaTTGCTTTGTTTTTGGCTACTTCTTCAATGCTCAAATGCCCACATTTTCACTCTGGAAATGCACCACCGATTCTCTGAACCCATCAAGAAATGGTCCCAGAAAACTGGCAAGAACTTCATGGTCCAAAGCTGGCCTACTAAGGGCAGTGTAGAGTACTATCAACAGCTGGCTAACCATGACAGGCTACTAAGGGGCCGGCGTTTATCAGAATCTGATGGACTTCTCACTTTTTCTGACGGCAACTCAACTTTTCGGATCAGCTCTTTAGGATT TTTGCATTATACTACAGTGACAGTAGGGACACCTGGCATGAAGTTTATGGTGGCGTTGGATACTGGGAGTGACTTATTTTGGGTGCCTTGTGAATGTGGGAGATGTGCATCTATTGCTGATCCACTTCATAGCCCA GATTTTGAGCTTAGCATATACAACCTAAATGGGTCATTAACAAGCAAGACAGTTACTTGCAACAACCATTTTTGCTCACACCAGGCTGATTGTCTTGATACTTCTAGTCGTTGCCCTTACTCTGTATCCTATGTCTCATCTGAAACTTCAACTTCTGGAATACTAGTGGAGGACATTATACACTTGAAAAGTGAAGATGACCATGAAGGACATGTTCAGGCATACATAATTTTTGG TTGTGGACAGGTTCAAACTGGATCTTTTCTAGATGTGGCAGCTCCAAATGGTCTGTTTGGGCTTGGCTTGGAGAAGATATCAGTTCCTAGCATTTTATCGCAAAAAGGTTATACAGCTGATTCTTTCTCTATGTGTTTTGGCCATGATGGCACTGGAAGGATCAACTTTGGAGATAAGGGAAGCCTTGATCAGGAAGAGACTCCATTCAACGTGAATCCCTTACA CCCAACTTACAATATCAGCGTTGTCCAAATTCGTGTGGGAACTGCTCTCATTGATTCAGAATTTACAGCTCTTTTTGATTCTGGAACCTCTTTCACGTATCTTGTTGACCCTGCCTATTCAATGATTTTGGAAAAC TTCCATTTACAAGCACGAGATAAGCGCCACCTACCTGATGCAAGGATCCCATTTGAGTATTGTTATGATATGAG TCCTGACGCAAACACTAGTTTGATTCCTACTATTAGCTTAACTCTTAAAGGTGGTGGTCAGTATGTTGTGTATGATCCAATCATTGTCATCTCCACTCAG CATCAACTTATATATTGCCTTGCTGTTGTCAAGAGTCAAGACTTCAATATAATTGGAC AAAACTTTATGACTGGCTACCGTGTAGTCTTCGACCGAGAAAAACTTGTGCTGGGATGGAAGAAGTTTGACTGTGAGTCCCTTGCTACAGATGAGATTTCAGTTCGCAACTGCACAAATGCTTTTGTtcatttgttaaaaaataacaacg GTTATGATGATGTTGAGGAATCAACTGCATCCATACCAAGAAACTCAAGCAGTGTGCCGCCAGCTGTTGCTGCTGGTGTAGGAACTAAATCCACGCCAAGCTCAGAAGAAAATAGGAGGAGCAAACCTCAGACTTCTTTTGCATCATCCCCTGATCACTGCTTCCATCTGATCTACCTGCACCTCCAACTTTTGTTCCTGCTGACTCTAGTATAG
- the LOC113700341 gene encoding aspartyl protease family protein 1-like isoform X3 translates to MSSFFIFLLTLLCFWLLLQCSNAHIFTLEMHHRFSEPIKKWSQKTGKNFMVQSWPTKGSVEYYQQLANHDRLLRGRRLSESDGLLTFSDGNSTFRISSLGFLHYTTVTVGTPGMKFMVALDTGSDLFWVPCECGRCASIADPLHSPLSSLLQDFELSIYNLNGSLTSKTVTCNNHFCSHQADCLDTSSRCPYSVSYVSSETSTSGILVEDIIHLKSEDDHEGHVQAYIIFGCGQVQTGSFLDVAAPNGLFGLGLEKISVPSILSQKGYTADSFSMCFGHDGTGRINFGDKGSLDQEETPFNVNPLHPTYNISVVQIRVGTALIDSEFTALFDSGTSFTYLVDPAYSMILENFHLQARDKRHLPDARIPFEYCYDMSPDANTSLIPTISLTLKGGGQYVVYDPIIVISTQHQLIYCLAVVKSQDFNIIGQNFMTGYRVVFDREKLVLGWKKFDCYDDVEESTASIPRNSSSVPPAVAAGVGTKSTPSSEENRRSKPQTSFASSPDHCFHLIYLHLQLLFLLTLV, encoded by the exons ATGTCatctttcttcattttcttgctcacaTTGCTTTGTTTTTGGCTACTTCTTCAATGCTCAAATGCCCACATTTTCACTCTGGAAATGCACCACCGATTCTCTGAACCCATCAAGAAATGGTCCCAGAAAACTGGCAAGAACTTCATGGTCCAAAGCTGGCCTACTAAGGGCAGTGTAGAGTACTATCAACAGCTGGCTAACCATGACAGGCTACTAAGGGGCCGGCGTTTATCAGAATCTGATGGACTTCTCACTTTTTCTGACGGCAACTCAACTTTTCGGATCAGCTCTTTAGGATT TTTGCATTATACTACAGTGACAGTAGGGACACCTGGCATGAAGTTTATGGTGGCGTTGGATACTGGGAGTGACTTATTTTGGGTGCCTTGTGAATGTGGGAGATGTGCATCTATTGCTGATCCACTTCATAGCCCA CTTAGTTCCTTGCTGCAGGATTTTGAGCTTAGCATATACAACCTAAATGGGTCATTAACAAGCAAGACAGTTACTTGCAACAACCATTTTTGCTCACACCAGGCTGATTGTCTTGATACTTCTAGTCGTTGCCCTTACTCTGTATCCTATGTCTCATCTGAAACTTCAACTTCTGGAATACTAGTGGAGGACATTATACACTTGAAAAGTGAAGATGACCATGAAGGACATGTTCAGGCATACATAATTTTTGG TTGTGGACAGGTTCAAACTGGATCTTTTCTAGATGTGGCAGCTCCAAATGGTCTGTTTGGGCTTGGCTTGGAGAAGATATCAGTTCCTAGCATTTTATCGCAAAAAGGTTATACAGCTGATTCTTTCTCTATGTGTTTTGGCCATGATGGCACTGGAAGGATCAACTTTGGAGATAAGGGAAGCCTTGATCAGGAAGAGACTCCATTCAACGTGAATCCCTTACA CCCAACTTACAATATCAGCGTTGTCCAAATTCGTGTGGGAACTGCTCTCATTGATTCAGAATTTACAGCTCTTTTTGATTCTGGAACCTCTTTCACGTATCTTGTTGACCCTGCCTATTCAATGATTTTGGAAAAC TTCCATTTACAAGCACGAGATAAGCGCCACCTACCTGATGCAAGGATCCCATTTGAGTATTGTTATGATATGAG TCCTGACGCAAACACTAGTTTGATTCCTACTATTAGCTTAACTCTTAAAGGTGGTGGTCAGTATGTTGTGTATGATCCAATCATTGTCATCTCCACTCAG CATCAACTTATATATTGCCTTGCTGTTGTCAAGAGTCAAGACTTCAATATAATTGGAC AAAACTTTATGACTGGCTACCGTGTAGTCTTCGACCGAGAAAAACTTGTGCTGGGATGGAAGAAGTTTGACT GTTATGATGATGTTGAGGAATCAACTGCATCCATACCAAGAAACTCAAGCAGTGTGCCGCCAGCTGTTGCTGCTGGTGTAGGAACTAAATCCACGCCAAGCTCAGAAGAAAATAGGAGGAGCAAACCTCAGACTTCTTTTGCATCATCCCCTGATCACTGCTTCCATCTGATCTACCTGCACCTCCAACTTTTGTTCCTGCTGACTCTAGTATAG
- the LOC113700341 gene encoding aspartyl protease family protein 1-like isoform X4: MSSFFIFLLTLLCFWLLLQCSNAHIFTLEMHHRFSEPIKKWSQKTGKNFMVQSWPTKGSVEYYQQLANHDRLLRGRRLSESDGLLTFSDGNSTFRISSLGFLHYTTVTVGTPGMKFMVALDTGSDLFWVPCECGRCASIADPLHSPDFELSIYNLNGSLTSKTVTCNNHFCSHQADCLDTSSRCPYSVSYVSSETSTSGILVEDIIHLKSEDDHEGHVQAYIIFGCGQVQTGSFLDVAAPNGLFGLGLEKISVPSILSQKGYTADSFSMCFGHDGTGRINFGDKGSLDQEETPFNVNPLHPTYNISVVQIRVGTALIDSEFTALFDSGTSFTYLVDPAYSMILENFHLQARDKRHLPDARIPFEYCYDMSPDANTSLIPTISLTLKGGGQYVVYDPIIVISTQHQLIYCLAVVKSQDFNIIGQNFMTGYRVVFDREKLVLGWKKFDCYDDVEESTASIPRNSSSVPPAVAAGVGTKSTPSSEENRRSKPQTSFASSPDHCFHLIYLHLQLLFLLTLV; this comes from the exons ATGTCatctttcttcattttcttgctcacaTTGCTTTGTTTTTGGCTACTTCTTCAATGCTCAAATGCCCACATTTTCACTCTGGAAATGCACCACCGATTCTCTGAACCCATCAAGAAATGGTCCCAGAAAACTGGCAAGAACTTCATGGTCCAAAGCTGGCCTACTAAGGGCAGTGTAGAGTACTATCAACAGCTGGCTAACCATGACAGGCTACTAAGGGGCCGGCGTTTATCAGAATCTGATGGACTTCTCACTTTTTCTGACGGCAACTCAACTTTTCGGATCAGCTCTTTAGGATT TTTGCATTATACTACAGTGACAGTAGGGACACCTGGCATGAAGTTTATGGTGGCGTTGGATACTGGGAGTGACTTATTTTGGGTGCCTTGTGAATGTGGGAGATGTGCATCTATTGCTGATCCACTTCATAGCCCA GATTTTGAGCTTAGCATATACAACCTAAATGGGTCATTAACAAGCAAGACAGTTACTTGCAACAACCATTTTTGCTCACACCAGGCTGATTGTCTTGATACTTCTAGTCGTTGCCCTTACTCTGTATCCTATGTCTCATCTGAAACTTCAACTTCTGGAATACTAGTGGAGGACATTATACACTTGAAAAGTGAAGATGACCATGAAGGACATGTTCAGGCATACATAATTTTTGG TTGTGGACAGGTTCAAACTGGATCTTTTCTAGATGTGGCAGCTCCAAATGGTCTGTTTGGGCTTGGCTTGGAGAAGATATCAGTTCCTAGCATTTTATCGCAAAAAGGTTATACAGCTGATTCTTTCTCTATGTGTTTTGGCCATGATGGCACTGGAAGGATCAACTTTGGAGATAAGGGAAGCCTTGATCAGGAAGAGACTCCATTCAACGTGAATCCCTTACA CCCAACTTACAATATCAGCGTTGTCCAAATTCGTGTGGGAACTGCTCTCATTGATTCAGAATTTACAGCTCTTTTTGATTCTGGAACCTCTTTCACGTATCTTGTTGACCCTGCCTATTCAATGATTTTGGAAAAC TTCCATTTACAAGCACGAGATAAGCGCCACCTACCTGATGCAAGGATCCCATTTGAGTATTGTTATGATATGAG TCCTGACGCAAACACTAGTTTGATTCCTACTATTAGCTTAACTCTTAAAGGTGGTGGTCAGTATGTTGTGTATGATCCAATCATTGTCATCTCCACTCAG CATCAACTTATATATTGCCTTGCTGTTGTCAAGAGTCAAGACTTCAATATAATTGGAC AAAACTTTATGACTGGCTACCGTGTAGTCTTCGACCGAGAAAAACTTGTGCTGGGATGGAAGAAGTTTGACT GTTATGATGATGTTGAGGAATCAACTGCATCCATACCAAGAAACTCAAGCAGTGTGCCGCCAGCTGTTGCTGCTGGTGTAGGAACTAAATCCACGCCAAGCTCAGAAGAAAATAGGAGGAGCAAACCTCAGACTTCTTTTGCATCATCCCCTGATCACTGCTTCCATCTGATCTACCTGCACCTCCAACTTTTGTTCCTGCTGACTCTAGTATAG